From Paenibacillus graminis, a single genomic window includes:
- a CDS encoding helix-turn-helix transcriptional regulator, translating to MNCLELAIPPLPQLVTIGHAFWPPGQKHETRSFDVYDMLFVLKGTLYMTEEGIPYEIKEGSMLVLEPGRRHAGHRPCEEITEIYWIHFVHPAPVRTMDSGKIPWSFPYVKGTNLDTAPQQQVMYIPKFTSLHIPDVLPFLERMVELHQALSPASSLPLQTQLAGLLVQLQAAAKMQYASRARQLCDQTIAYLQQHLTRPFDARHMEQTLHFRFDYLARCLKTYTGMSPLQYLHDLQIKKAKSLLENMELSVSEVGRQVGIENDNYFIRLFRKQTGVTPGRYRQIRNGKA from the coding sequence ATGAATTGCCTGGAGCTTGCCATTCCCCCGCTGCCGCAGCTGGTGACCATCGGCCACGCCTTTTGGCCGCCGGGGCAAAAGCACGAAACCCGTTCGTTCGATGTATATGACATGCTGTTTGTCTTAAAGGGCACCTTGTATATGACGGAAGAAGGGATACCCTACGAAATCAAGGAAGGCTCCATGCTGGTACTCGAACCGGGCCGCAGGCATGCCGGGCATCGTCCTTGTGAAGAAATCACGGAAATTTATTGGATTCATTTTGTCCATCCGGCACCGGTCCGGACGATGGACAGCGGAAAAATCCCCTGGTCCTTTCCCTATGTCAAAGGGACAAATCTCGATACTGCCCCGCAGCAGCAGGTGATGTATATTCCGAAATTCACCAGTCTGCATATCCCCGATGTTCTTCCGTTCCTGGAGCGGATGGTGGAGCTTCATCAGGCCTTGTCTCCGGCAAGCTCCTTACCGCTGCAGACGCAGTTGGCCGGTCTTCTGGTCCAACTGCAGGCTGCGGCAAAAATGCAATATGCCTCCCGCGCAAGACAGCTCTGCGATCAAACGATCGCCTACCTTCAGCAGCATCTGACCCGTCCCTTCGACGCCAGGCACATGGAGCAGACGCTTCATTTCCGGTTCGACTATCTCGCCCGGTGCCTCAAAACGTATACGGGAATGAGTCCGCTCCAATATCTGCATGATCTGCAAATCAAAAAGGCCAAATCATTGCTGGAGAACATGGAACTTTCCGTCTCGGAAGTAGGCCGGCAAGTCGGCATTGAGAATGACAATTACTTCATACGGCTGTTTCGTAAACAAACTGGAGTCACACCCGGGAGGTACCGCCAGATTAGGAACGGGAAAGCTTAG
- a CDS encoding alpha-amylase family protein, with product MRFRQVHLDYHTSEAITPIGARFDKKQFQEMLKLGNVDSVTVFSKCHHGWAYHPSEANEIHPGLSFDLLGAQIEAAHEINVKTPVYLSAGLDEKLARRHPEWLIRDENDQTNWVKGFLEPGYHQFCMNTPYLDILIAQTREVVSRYDLDGLFFDIVGVRKCYCHSCIESVRREGGDPRDEQAMRRLWERTYANYTARLKEAAEAIKPGLPIFHNGGHIARGRRDLAGMNSHLELESLPTGGWGYDHFPLSARYAQTLGVQFLGMTGKFHTSWGEFGGYKHPNALRYETALSIANGAGCSIGDQLHPDGHMDEATYALIGEAYREVESKEAWCTRTTNVADVALLSLEATGVHPQAKTGGRKPPSDAGAARILLEGKFLFDVIDKEHDFTAYKVLILPDYVAVDDGLRGKLEAFLQQGGKILATGWSGLDPEGTQFAVDLGVRHVEVNSYRPDYFRPSFKPGRLQEASFIFYGQGQKVELAGGIELGRREDPYFNRDVFTFCSHQHTPSSYTNGGPGMVENSNGIYIAWNVFEDYASKGSLIVKETVLLALNRLLPDKSLQTNLPAQGIVTLQEQKVEKRLVNHLLYASPVRRGENIEVIEDIIPLYDVQVSVRTEGRVQNVYLAPQMTPLNFSREEQIVHYTVPVLECHQMVVLDYE from the coding sequence ATGCGATTTCGTCAGGTTCATCTCGATTATCACACCTCCGAAGCCATCACACCGATCGGAGCCCGTTTTGACAAAAAGCAGTTTCAGGAGATGCTGAAGCTGGGTAACGTGGATTCTGTTACCGTCTTCTCCAAATGCCACCATGGCTGGGCCTATCATCCGTCGGAGGCGAATGAGATTCATCCCGGGCTGAGCTTCGATTTACTTGGAGCCCAGATCGAGGCCGCCCATGAAATTAACGTAAAGACGCCGGTATATCTATCGGCCGGTCTGGATGAGAAGCTGGCCAGGCGCCATCCGGAATGGCTTATCCGGGACGAAAACGATCAGACGAACTGGGTGAAGGGCTTCCTGGAACCGGGATATCACCAGTTCTGCATGAACACGCCTTACCTGGATATCCTGATTGCCCAGACCCGCGAGGTCGTGTCGCGCTATGATCTGGACGGCCTCTTCTTCGATATTGTCGGTGTGCGCAAATGCTACTGCCACAGCTGTATAGAGAGCGTGCGGCGCGAGGGCGGAGATCCGCGGGATGAGCAGGCGATGCGCAGACTCTGGGAGAGAACCTATGCCAACTATACGGCAAGGCTGAAGGAAGCGGCCGAAGCCATCAAGCCGGGACTGCCGATCTTCCACAACGGCGGACACATTGCACGCGGCCGGCGGGATCTGGCAGGGATGAACAGCCACTTGGAGCTGGAATCACTGCCCACGGGCGGCTGGGGCTATGACCATTTCCCGCTGTCGGCCAGATATGCGCAGACGCTGGGCGTCCAATTTCTCGGCATGACCGGGAAATTCCATACATCCTGGGGGGAATTCGGCGGCTATAAGCATCCCAACGCACTCCGTTATGAAACCGCACTCAGCATCGCCAATGGCGCAGGATGTTCGATCGGGGATCAGCTGCATCCCGACGGACACATGGATGAAGCGACCTATGCCCTGATCGGAGAAGCCTACCGTGAGGTGGAGAGCAAAGAAGCTTGGTGCACCCGCACCACGAACGTTGCGGATGTGGCACTGCTGTCGCTCGAAGCAACCGGTGTGCATCCGCAGGCAAAGACCGGCGGGCGTAAGCCGCCATCGGATGCAGGAGCCGCCCGCATCCTGCTGGAGGGGAAATTCCTGTTTGACGTCATCGACAAGGAGCATGATTTTACCGCCTACAAGGTGTTGATTTTGCCGGATTATGTGGCGGTGGATGACGGGCTGCGCGGTAAATTAGAAGCGTTCTTGCAGCAGGGTGGCAAAATTCTGGCGACAGGCTGGTCCGGACTTGATCCGGAAGGGACGCAGTTTGCGGTTGATCTCGGGGTGCGGCATGTGGAGGTTAATTCTTACCGCCCTGATTATTTCCGTCCTTCGTTCAAGCCCGGGCGCTTGCAAGAGGCCTCCTTCATCTTTTACGGACAGGGACAGAAGGTCGAGCTTGCCGGCGGAATCGAGCTGGGACGCCGCGAAGATCCGTATTTTAACCGTGATGTATTTACCTTCTGCTCGCACCAGCATACGCCAAGCAGTTACACTAATGGTGGACCCGGCATGGTGGAAAACAGCAATGGAATCTATATTGCATGGAACGTATTCGAAGATTATGCCAGCAAAGGCAGTCTGATTGTAAAGGAAACGGTTTTGCTTGCACTGAACCGGCTGCTTCCTGATAAGTCTCTGCAGACGAATCTCCCGGCGCAGGGCATCGTCACGCTGCAGGAGCAGAAGGTGGAGAAGCGCCTGGTCAATCATCTGCTGTATGCGTCACCGGTCCGCAGAGGCGAGAACATCGAAGTAATCGAGGATATTATTCCGCTTTACGATGTCCAGGTTTCTGTTCGAACGGAGGGCCGGGTTCAGAATGTGTATTTGGCTCCGCAAATGACACCGCTTAATTTCAGCCGGGAAGAACAGATTGTTCACTACACGGTACCCGTGCTGGAATGCCATCAAATGGTAGTTCTTGATTATGAATGA